From Pelmatolapia mariae isolate MD_Pm_ZW linkage group LG1, Pm_UMD_F_2, whole genome shotgun sequence, one genomic window encodes:
- the serf2b gene encoding small EDRK-rich factor 2 isoform X2 → MTGGNQRELARQKNAKKHTEQTKGKRNEDGLSAAARKQRDAEIMQQKQKKANEAGKGKTK, encoded by the exons ATGACAGGAGGAAACCAGCGTGAGCTTGCACGCcagaaaaatgctaaaaagcATACTGAACAGACTAAAGGCAAGAGAAATGAGGATGGGCTATCTGCAGCTGCCCGGAAACAGAG GGATGCAGAGATAATGCAACAGAAGCAAAAAAAGGCAAATGAAGCAGGGAAAGGAAAGACCAAGTGA
- the serf2b gene encoding small EDRK-rich factor 2 isoform X1, translated as MTRGNQRELARQKNAKKHTEQTKGKRNEDGLSAAARKQRDAEIMQQKQKKANEAGKGKTK; from the exons ATGACTA GAGGAAACCAGCGTGAGCTTGCACGCcagaaaaatgctaaaaagcATACTGAACAGACTAAAGGCAAGAGAAATGAGGATGGGCTATCTGCAGCTGCCCGGAAACAGAG GGATGCAGAGATAATGCAACAGAAGCAAAAAAAGGCAAATGAAGCAGGGAAAGGAAAGACCAAGTGA